One genomic region from Bombyx mori chromosome 6, ASM3026992v2 encodes:
- the LOC101740246 gene encoding prefoldin subunit 5, giving the protein MASGSGTQQIDLNKLPLPQLAQLKQQLDQELTVFHDSIQTLQMAKNKFGESGDVLEKMTPDIKGKPMLVPLTSSMYVPGTIADVENVIIDIGTGYYAKKDIESGKDYFKRRVEFVTEQMEKISMLGAEKSKLREAVNALVEMKVQNELQAKKANSS; this is encoded by the exons atGGCATCCGGTTCAGGCACTCAACAAATCGATTTAAACAAACTACCTTTGCCTCAACTAGCTCAATTGAAACAGCAGTTAGACCAG gaATTGACAGTATTTCATGATTCAATACAAACATTACAAATGGctaaaaataagtttggtgAATCAGGAGATGTTCTAGAGAAGATGACGCCTGATATCAAAGGAAAACCGATGCTTGTTCCATTGACTAGTTCAATGTATGTTCCTGGCACAATAGCTGATGTTGAGAATGTCATTATTGACATTGGCACTGGATATTACGCTAAGAAA GACATTGAAAGTGGCAAAGATTACTTCAAGAGAAGAGTAGAATTTGTTACAGAACAAATGGAGAAAATAAGTATGTTAGGTGCAGAGAAATCGAAACTCCGTGAAGCTGTTAATGCATTAGTTGAAATGAAAGTTCAAAACGAACTACAAGCAAAAAAAGCTAACTCTTCATAA